A window of the Streptomyces sp. NBC_00250 genome harbors these coding sequences:
- the clpS gene encoding ATP-dependent Clp protease adapter ClpS has protein sequence MSVAPIEIERTESAEEVSAVVEPDVPWVTLVHNDPVNLMSYVTYVFQAYFGYSKDKAHKLMLDVHHKGRAVVSSGTREEMERDVQAMHGYGLWATLTQDRG, from the coding sequence GTGAGCGTCGCGCCTATTGAGATCGAACGTACGGAATCGGCCGAGGAGGTCTCCGCGGTCGTCGAACCGGACGTGCCCTGGGTGACCCTCGTGCACAACGATCCGGTCAACCTGATGAGCTACGTGACCTACGTCTTCCAGGCGTACTTCGGCTACTCCAAGGACAAGGCGCACAAACTGATGCTCGACGTGCACCACAAGGGCCGCGCGGTGGTCTCCAGCGGAACCCGTGAGGAGATGGAGCGCGACGTGCAGGCCATGCACGGCTACGGCCTCTGGGCGACCCTCACCCAGGACCGCGGCTGA
- a CDS encoding nicotinate phosphoribosyltransferase → MNAADLGLPVDVPSTALFTDQYELTMLQAALRGGTADRRSVFEVFTRRLPEGRRYGVLAGVGRVLDAVENFRFDPAVLGFLRERGIVDEPTLEWLARYRFSGDIWGYPEGEVYFPGSPVLRVEGSFAECVLLETVILSILNHDSAIAAAASRMSAAAGGRRLIEMGARRTHELAAVAASRAAYVGGFDSTSDLAAGFRYGIPTVGTSAHAFTLLHDSERDAFQAQVESLGRGTTLLVDTYDVAEAVRTAVEVAGPELGAVRIDSGDLLLVAHRVRQQLDELGARDTKIVVTSDLDEYAIASLAAAPVDAYGVGTQLVTGSGHPTCSMVYKLVARASSADLRAPLTPVAKKSLGGKASVGGRKWAARRPDAYGVAEAEVLGTGPVPPELADHQLLVELVKGGDVVAREPLEAARARHIAARAGLPMSAIQLSRGEPVLPTEYL, encoded by the coding sequence ATGAACGCTGCGGACCTTGGGCTGCCGGTGGACGTGCCGTCGACCGCGCTCTTCACCGATCAGTACGAACTGACCATGCTCCAGGCGGCCCTCCGGGGCGGCACCGCCGACCGTCGCTCGGTCTTCGAGGTCTTCACCCGGCGGCTGCCCGAGGGCAGGCGCTACGGCGTCCTCGCGGGCGTCGGCCGGGTCCTGGACGCCGTCGAGAACTTCCGGTTCGACCCCGCCGTCCTGGGCTTCCTGCGCGAGCGCGGCATCGTCGACGAGCCGACCCTCGAATGGCTGGCCCGCTACCGCTTCTCCGGCGACATCTGGGGCTACCCCGAGGGCGAGGTGTACTTCCCCGGCTCGCCCGTGCTGCGCGTCGAGGGCTCCTTCGCCGAGTGCGTGCTCCTGGAGACGGTGATCCTCTCCATCCTCAACCACGACTCGGCCATCGCCGCCGCGGCCTCCCGCATGTCGGCCGCGGCCGGCGGGCGCCGCCTGATCGAGATGGGCGCCCGGCGCACCCACGAGCTGGCGGCCGTCGCCGCCAGCCGCGCCGCCTACGTCGGCGGCTTCGACTCCACCTCGGACCTCGCGGCCGGCTTCCGTTACGGCATCCCGACCGTCGGCACCTCCGCCCACGCCTTCACCCTCCTCCACGACAGCGAGCGGGACGCCTTCCAGGCCCAGGTCGAGAGCCTCGGACGGGGTACGACCCTGCTCGTCGACACCTACGACGTGGCCGAGGCCGTCCGTACCGCCGTCGAGGTCGCGGGGCCCGAGCTGGGGGCCGTCCGGATCGACTCCGGCGACCTGCTGCTCGTCGCCCACCGGGTACGGCAGCAGCTCGACGAGCTGGGCGCGCGGGACACGAAGATCGTCGTCACCTCGGACCTCGACGAGTACGCCATCGCCTCCCTCGCGGCGGCCCCGGTCGACGCGTACGGGGTGGGCACGCAGCTGGTCACCGGCAGCGGTCACCCGACCTGCTCCATGGTCTACAAGCTGGTCGCACGGGCCTCCTCCGCCGACCTCAGGGCGCCGCTCACCCCGGTCGCCAAGAAGTCGCTCGGCGGAAAGGCCTCGGTCGGCGGGCGCAAGTGGGCGGCGCGCCGGCCCGACGCGTACGGGGTCGCCGAGGCGGAGGTCCTGGGCACCGGCCCGGTCCCGCCGGAGCTCGCCGACCACCAGCTCCTGGTCGAGCTGGTCAAGGGTGGTGACGTGGTGGCCCGGGAGCCCCTGGAGGCTGCGAGGGCCCGGCACATCGCGGCCCGCGCGGGGCTGCCGATGTCGGCGATCCAGCTCTCCCGCGGCGAGCCGGTGCTGCCGACGGAGTACCTGTAG
- a CDS encoding DUF2017 domain-containing protein, with the protein MAGRFENLPGGGAAVALDDVEISILRSLAVQLMELIGPGEEPAKDADPLAALFAEGPSKPPSDPALKRLFPDAYGDDSEELRAAASDFRRYTENDLRARKREDALVVVRALDALSADAAGEGGAVLKLTPDESRAWLGALNDLRLTIGTRLEVTDEEGEQLYRLPDSDPRKPMVMAYLWLGALQESLVETLMS; encoded by the coding sequence ATGGCCGGCCGCTTCGAGAACCTGCCCGGCGGCGGCGCCGCCGTCGCCCTCGACGACGTCGAGATCTCCATCCTCCGCTCCCTCGCCGTCCAGCTCATGGAGCTGATCGGACCGGGCGAGGAGCCCGCCAAGGACGCCGACCCGCTGGCCGCGCTCTTCGCCGAGGGCCCGAGCAAGCCGCCGTCCGACCCCGCCCTCAAGCGCCTCTTCCCCGACGCGTACGGGGACGACAGCGAGGAGCTGCGCGCCGCCGCCTCCGACTTCCGCCGCTACACCGAGAACGACCTGCGGGCCCGCAAGCGCGAGGACGCTCTCGTCGTGGTGCGCGCCCTGGACGCGCTCTCCGCCGACGCGGCGGGCGAGGGCGGTGCGGTCCTGAAGCTGACCCCGGACGAGTCCCGGGCCTGGCTCGGCGCGCTCAACGACCTGCGCCTGACGATCGGGACCCGTCTGGAGGTCACGGACGAGGAGGGCGAGCAGCTGTACCGGCTGCCGGACTCCGACCCGCGCAAGCCGATGGTGATGGCGTACCTCTGGCTGGGGGCGCTCCAGGAGTCCCTCGTCGAGACCCTGATGTCGTAA
- a CDS encoding immune inhibitor A domain-containing protein produces the protein MTNRRRAIRASAVVVALAATAATASTFTTAWADNHGSVTSADVRHDPAPGAGIDKTAVDHDLEGPFSEQQEQQRKAALEQVLSGESKVERRGGSQVVKLDDKKFVELGREKTDKIFTILVEFGDKVDNTTLVDRADDDTTEPKPKFGGTPGPLHNQIAQPDRSQDNSTEWQADYNQKHFQDLYFGTGKDAKGQPKQSLKTYYEKTSSGRYSVDGGVSDWVKVEYNEARYGSNYCGNSNCANVWDAVRDGVTAFVADQKAKGRTDAQIKADMAQYDLWDRYDFDGDGNFNEPDGYIDHFQIVHAGEDESAGGGAQASDALWAHRWYAYGTNAGKTGPANNKAGGTQIGDSGIWVGDYTMQPENGGLGVFAHEYGHDLGLPDLYDTSGAKGAENSTGFWSLMSSGSWLGRGKDAIGDLPGDMNAWDKLQLGWLNYTKVANEGRKWNSTHKLGVAEYNTKNPQALLVELPKKAVTTDVVAPAEGATQWWSNMGDDLKNTLTRSVDLTGKTSASLNLKGWYDIELDYDYLYTEVSTDGGANWTALDGTADGKPLPRDASGAPALTDVSGAHKELVYGLNAYAGKKFDLRFRYQTDGGAGGKGFTADAITLTADGATVFSDNAENGDNGWAAKGFSRVGKGFTKEYEQYYIAENRQYVSYDATLKVGPYNFGFTGDKASWVEHYPYQNGLLIWKWDLSQKDNNTAVHPGQGLILPVDSHPTPLKFKDGSLMRNRVQAYDSTFGTYRTDSLLLHKADVAAFVPSLPGNPVFDDRKGTYWLQETARAGVQVTDTNTKIQVVKEPKNGETITVRVGPSTK, from the coding sequence GTGACCAACAGACGACGGGCGATCAGAGCGTCCGCAGTCGTCGTAGCGCTCGCGGCCACCGCCGCCACCGCCTCGACCTTCACCACCGCCTGGGCCGACAATCACGGCAGCGTGACGTCGGCCGATGTCCGTCACGACCCGGCGCCCGGCGCCGGGATCGACAAGACGGCCGTCGACCACGACCTCGAGGGCCCGTTCAGCGAGCAGCAGGAGCAGCAGCGCAAGGCTGCCCTGGAGCAGGTGCTGAGCGGCGAGTCGAAGGTGGAGCGCCGAGGCGGCTCCCAGGTGGTCAAGCTCGACGACAAGAAGTTCGTCGAGCTGGGCCGCGAGAAGACCGACAAGATCTTCACGATCCTCGTCGAGTTCGGCGACAAGGTGGACAACACCACCCTCGTCGACCGCGCCGACGACGACACGACCGAGCCGAAGCCGAAGTTCGGCGGCACGCCCGGTCCCCTGCACAACCAGATAGCCCAGCCCGACCGTTCCCAGGACAACTCCACGGAATGGCAGGCGGACTACAACCAGAAGCACTTCCAGGACCTGTACTTCGGCACCGGCAAGGACGCCAAGGGACAGCCCAAGCAGTCGCTGAAGACCTACTACGAGAAGACCTCGTCCGGCCGTTACTCGGTCGACGGCGGCGTCTCCGACTGGGTCAAGGTCGAGTACAACGAGGCCCGTTACGGCTCGAACTACTGCGGCAACAGCAACTGCGCCAACGTCTGGGACGCGGTTCGCGACGGCGTCACCGCCTTCGTCGCCGACCAGAAGGCCAAGGGTCGCACCGACGCCCAGATCAAGGCCGACATGGCCCAGTACGACCTCTGGGACCGGTACGACTTCGACGGCGACGGCAACTTCAACGAGCCCGACGGGTACATCGACCACTTCCAGATCGTCCACGCGGGCGAGGACGAGTCGGCGGGCGGCGGCGCCCAGGCGAGCGACGCCCTGTGGGCCCACCGCTGGTACGCCTACGGCACCAACGCGGGCAAGACCGGCCCGGCGAACAACAAGGCCGGCGGCACGCAGATCGGTGACTCCGGCATCTGGGTCGGCGACTACACGATGCAGCCGGAGAACGGCGGCCTCGGCGTCTTCGCGCACGAGTACGGCCACGACCTCGGTCTGCCGGACCTGTACGACACCTCCGGTGCCAAGGGTGCCGAGAACTCGACCGGCTTCTGGTCGCTCATGTCCTCGGGTTCCTGGCTCGGCCGCGGCAAGGACGCCATCGGCGACCTGCCCGGCGACATGAACGCCTGGGACAAGCTCCAGCTCGGCTGGCTGAACTACACCAAGGTCGCCAACGAGGGCCGGAAGTGGAACTCCACCCACAAGCTGGGTGTGGCCGAGTACAACACCAAGAACCCCCAGGCGCTCCTCGTCGAGCTGCCGAAGAAGGCCGTCACCACCGATGTCGTCGCTCCCGCCGAGGGTGCCACGCAGTGGTGGAGCAACATGGGTGACGACCTCAAGAACACCCTGACCCGCTCCGTCGACCTGACGGGCAAGACGTCTGCCTCCCTGAACCTCAAGGGCTGGTACGACATCGAGCTCGACTACGACTACCTCTACACCGAGGTGTCGACCGACGGTGGCGCCAACTGGACGGCCCTGGACGGCACCGCCGACGGCAAGCCGCTTCCGCGTGACGCGAGCGGCGCCCCGGCGCTGACCGACGTCTCGGGCGCCCACAAGGAGCTCGTCTACGGCCTCAACGCCTACGCGGGCAAGAAGTTCGACCTCCGCTTCCGCTACCAGACGGACGGCGGCGCCGGCGGCAAGGGCTTCACGGCCGACGCCATCACGCTGACCGCCGACGGTGCCACCGTCTTCTCGGACAACGCCGAGAACGGTGACAACGGCTGGGCGGCCAAGGGCTTCTCGCGGGTCGGCAAGGGCTTCACGAAGGAGTACGAGCAGTACTACATCGCGGAGAACCGCCAGTACGTCTCGTACGACGCCACCCTCAAGGTCGGCCCGTACAACTTCGGGTTCACCGGTGACAAGGCGAGCTGGGTCGAGCACTACCCGTACCAGAACGGTCTGCTCATCTGGAAGTGGGACCTCTCCCAGAAGGACAACAACACCGCGGTCCACCCGGGCCAGGGTCTGATCCTTCCGGTCGACTCCCACCCGACCCCGCTGAAGTTCAAGGACGGCAGCCTGATGCGCAACCGCGTCCAGGCCTACGACTCCACCTTCGGCACCTACCGGACCGACAGCCTCCTGCTCCACAAGGCCGATGTCGCTGCCTTCGTCCCGTCGCTGCCGGGCAACCCGGTCTTCGACGACCGCAAGGGCACGTACTGGCTCCAGGAGACGGCGCGCGCCGGTGTCCAGGTAACTGACACCAACACCAAGATCCAGGTCGTCAAGGAGCCGAAGAACGGCGAGACGATCACGGTTCGCGTGGGTCCGTCCACGAAGTAA
- a CDS encoding nicotinamidase — MHRALIVVDVQNDFCEGGSLAVTGGADVAAAITDLVGQTAGTSYRHVVATRDHHVDPGAHFAPAGEEPDYVSSWPVHCVAGTEGVGFHPNFAPAVASGAIDAVFDKGAYDAAYSGFEGRDENGRTLAEWLRERNVTEVDVVGIATDHCVRATALDAAREGFRTHVLLELTAGVAKETTDRALEELRTAGVELTGKPVVA, encoded by the coding sequence ATGCACCGCGCATTGATCGTTGTGGACGTTCAGAACGACTTCTGCGAGGGCGGCAGCCTCGCGGTGACCGGCGGCGCGGACGTCGCCGCCGCCATCACCGACCTGGTCGGCCAGACGGCGGGCACCTCCTACCGGCACGTGGTCGCCACCCGCGACCACCATGTCGACCCGGGGGCGCACTTCGCGCCGGCCGGCGAGGAGCCCGACTACGTCAGCTCCTGGCCGGTGCACTGCGTGGCCGGTACCGAGGGGGTCGGCTTCCACCCGAACTTCGCACCGGCCGTCGCCAGCGGGGCGATCGACGCGGTCTTCGACAAGGGCGCGTACGACGCGGCGTACAGCGGCTTCGAGGGGCGCGACGAGAACGGGCGGACGCTCGCGGAGTGGCTGCGGGAGCGGAACGTCACCGAGGTCGACGTGGTGGGCATCGCCACCGACCACTGCGTCCGGGCGACGGCCCTGGACGCGGCCCGTGAGGGCTTCCGGACCCATGTGCTGCTCGAACTGACGGCCGGCGTCGCGAAGGAGACGACGGACCGGGCCCTGGAGGAACTGCGGACGGCGGGCGTGGAGCTGACCGGCAAGCCCGTGGTGGCCTGA